The following DNA comes from Leishmania mexicana MHOM/GT/2001/U1103 complete genome, chromosome 8.
GGTATGCTGCCACGCAGCCCCACTCCCTTCTACTTCTCTTACTGTCCTCATTTGTTTTCCTCGCGCGCTTGCGACAGTGACGGCCGCGCCATGCCATGTCGCTGCGCACGAAGACAAGTCGGCTCCGTGGTCTCGGCGTTACACGCTCCGTGTAGACGCGGGGATGGGGGGTGGGGTATCATCGCGGCGTAGAACGCGATGACGTTCCCCGTACTGGGCGTAAAGACAGCGCCATGGGTGGGCCTGTGCGGCACTGGCACGCAGGCAAAGCCATGAGCTAGAGAGACAATGCGCGAGAACATAACAGTACTTCACGGGTGACGTCTGCcgaggcggggaggaggagcacgtcAGACACGTGGCACTGTTGTACAGTGCCGAGcttgcctcctctcctcccaaCGGTGCTGTTCTCCgcgaaaagggagagagagaccgcgGCACCGAGAAGGCAGGCAGAGACAGTAGATGGTGGGCAACATCTCGTAAGGTGCTCGCCGCGCCCCAGGCATGCCACACGAGCCGTTCTTGGGGGTATCTGCACAAACGCGCGCAGACCGTGTCTTCACCTCATTATTTTTCTCTGTGCTCTTTGTGTTACTCCaagcctccctcctctcctcaaGTCCCAGGTCCTGCCACTTGAGGGTCGGCcgcttccccttcctcctccgcatcgGCAGCTCTGGCACATGgacacgcgcgtgcacacacacacacacacagaaacacgCCTTCTTCGTGACagatgccgccgtcgcgcaaaGCGCGACACGCCGCTGTGGTGCAAGAATCTCGCAGGCctgcgaagcagcagcagcagcggcagcagcgcccgccCTCCCCTGACCACGCCGTCAGGGCATTGAATCCGGGACGAAATGCGAGTGCTGCGAGGTCGTGGCGGGAACAGCTACTTCATCTCGCTACGCAGGAGGCTTACACCGCCGCGACACTGTTGCGcctgctgccctcgccaGCGCCCGCTGACGCCAGGGGTGGTGTACAGCCGAGCCAGTCGCTCTtgggcactgctgcgccgccacctgcgctCTCTGGCGCTGGGGCTACAGGTGGGGCCAGGGTGCAAACTGCGCAGACGGCACGCCTGGCCAGACGGAGCGCGCACGATGCGTCGCCaccggccaccgccgctgccaccaccgagGCTGCTTCTCTGCCTACCCAGACTGTCGAATGGACATCGTACGGGGAGCTCTGGGAAGGCCTGCTGGCCTGCCTCCCGCTGGTGAACGGAGCCAAGGACGCCGCGAAGCACACGCCGGCCACGGGCGGCAACAGCGACGACAACGGCAACACCGGTGGTGGcaagcggcgcggcggggaGCAGGCGGGTCACCAGGGCGACAAGAAGGCAGCAATGGCGGCTGCTCTCGCTGACGGGGGTACGAAAGCCGGTGCCATGAACTCGCCCGTCACCGATGTCTCTGCGATGTTCTGCACGCTCAGCAACGATTGGCGGTCGTTCTTTCTGCACAGGCACCTGAGGGGCGCGGCGATGGCTGGAAGTGGCACACGTAgtgctgctcctgcacaGGGGCACCAGACAGCAgcacggccgcagcggcgtcggccaGACAACCTCACATGCTCACCCTACATGACGCACGCGGAGCAGCAAGCGATACGCCGAtacaccgccgcagcgatcGCCGCTGTGCCGAGTGGTGCGCGACGCGGTGTAAGCACCGTCTGCGTGTTGGACTTCCTGTGAATGTCTCTCACCCGATATCTTTGTTGTAACCCGTTCGTGCGCCGGGGCGGCGGGCCTTGCTGGTTTTCCCTGCCTCGCCGCCACTGTCGCAACACATCAGCCTGCTGTGCGCTGCTCCACTCACTTCTGctacacatacacacacagattACTCCTTTCCCGTCTCGGTGGCGGTGTCATGGTCCGCTCAAGAAGCAGTCAGGAAACGCCCTCTGCTccgttgcccccccccctactGCTGCTGTCCACGTCCAGGTACGCCGGAGGaacgcctcccccctcccctcctaccacgcacacacacacacacacacgtgcaaaaaaaaaaacggacaGAGATAAAGTCgacgcgtgcatgcgcgtaTGTTTACGTGCCACGCTCTTCATGCGCGCGCGTAAGCCGACCAGGCCGTAACGGCTCTCGGTCTTTCTGACAAACTCGTACTCCGTCATGCACCCTCACTCATCTCGCCGCCCTCTTCGTGTCGCCGTCATCGTCTTGCGCAGAAGCGAATCGCTACGAACCGGCTTCATCCCTaaccctcctccccctcccccctcctacCGCACTCACCAGTACCACTGCACCTCTCAGGCAGCCTCTGAGTGCACGCGTACATATAACCTAACCATCTCGttccttcctcctcctccaccccccccctcccgcaccAAACCGCCCCACGGACACACGTCTACACGGACCTGATGCTGAAGACCGGCAAGGATCTTTCGCAGGGCCAGGCCTTCCACCGGCAGCTGCTCAGCGAGTACAACACGGAGATCACGTTGGACAACTACGTCTCCTACTTTGAACTGAAGCCGATTGCAAAGAAAATCGAGCACATTCGGCAGGCGTTGGAGTCCGCGTACCGTGAGCGGTATGCGCACCGCAGCGTCGGTGAGCCATCGCCGACGTCGACGCTGACGATTGCGGAACCGCTGCAGGCGGGGCGTGTGCAGCCCTGCCTGTGCGAGACGTCCGTCGCCGTCACGCCGACGGCCCGGCGCGATGACAAGGAGTTTTCCGCCTCGTCCATCGTCGCCACAccgacgaggcggcagcagcacaccaccactaccatTTTTACCGACCCGCTCTCGCCACTCTTCTTCGAGGCACCCGGCTATAAGGCGCTAAAGGAGACGGAcaaggagctggcggagcttATCGAGCGCCGCATCCAGCTGCAGGAGAGCTTCTTCGAGAAGCTGCATGAGTCGTACATCCGCGTCAAGCGCTACATCATCAAGCTCGAGTGCGATTTTGTGAACGCTGTCGCGGAGCTACGCACCCTCAACGAGGACCACATCCGCAACGAGCTCCCGCGCAACTACATCCCGTCGCTCTACCTGAAGCTTGAGGTCATGCTCAAGTACCGCGCCGTCAACCTGAAAGCGTTCCGAAAGATTCTCAAGAAGTTCCAGGAGCGGTGCGCCTGCGACAGTctcgagctgctgcagcgcgtcgtgAACATTGACCGCCTCATCTACGCGAGCAACATCTCACAGCCGTCCATCGACTtccgcagcgcggcgctcgaTCTGATTGTGGTGTACGGCACCGTCTTCCGACTCACGTACGAGCAGGCCGTCCGCCACATGAAGCAGTACGAGAACCGCACTGGCGTCAACGCGCAGCGTATCCTGCCTAACAGCCAGACCTTCTTCGTCGCCGACGCCTTTCCGCACCACGAGCGCCCGGGCACGTTtgcggtgcgcgtgctgtcCGGCACCTGCAGCCTTTTCTGCGAGAAGATGATcacggaggtgctgcagtgccCGCGCTATCCCGGCAACAGCTGCGGCCGGTTTGCGAATGGGGAGGTCAGCGTGAACCTGCAGGCCCCTGTTCGTGGCGACGACGTGTTCGTCGTGCAGTCCATGGTCGCCCTCGAGTCGGAAAATCTCAGCAACGCGGGGGCGCTGAtggagctggcgctgctAGTTCACTCGGCGCagctcgcggcggcggcgcgcatcaCGGCCGTTATTCCGTATCTTGCGTACACGAGCAACGTCGCCTCCATCTCGGCCgtggcggagatgattgAGTTGGTCGGCTGCCACCACGTCATCACGGTGGACATGCACAGCGACCAGGTAGAGGGCATGTTCTCCATCCCGATTGAGAGCGTCTCTGCTATGTACGAATTTGTGCGCTACGTCTCGAACCTActggagagcgaggggaACACGTTCGAGAACATTACGGTCGTCGCCCCAAGCGGCGAGTTTCTCGGTCGTGCGAAGGAGTACGCGGACGCGCTGATGCGCTACAACAACCTCGACAGCGCCAAGCAGTTCGTGTCGGTGTgcacagcggtgcggcgggtGGAGGCGCAGTCGGTGGCGTGCACCACTCGAGCCAACCGCCACGACTACGAGATTCCGCGCGTGATGGCAGAAAACCGCCGCTGCATCGGCCTTTCCTCGTCTGGGGAGGCGTGGCACGAGTGcaggcagcagcatcacGTGCCAGTGACGCGGAGCACGGAGTGGGGTACGccgaacagcagcgccgccacaagCGTGGCGACAAGCCACATCAACGTTAACAGCCCTGTCGATGCCCAGGGGGCACAGTACCCGCATAGCCCCGCTACCCCGCACGCGGCGGATGCGGTGACGTCGGAGCTCGTCGCCATCGTTGGCAGCGAATCACAGGCCATGAGTTTCAGCACGCACAGCCACTACACCAACACGAacgccaccgcacacgccGGCGCCCACAAccctctgctgcagcgccacggcgaccCGGACAcgcaacgcagcagcagcactctCGGTATCGAGAAGGCCCTTCGGCAACAGGAAGAGGGCCCTCAGGCAGTCATCATGCGTAAGGAGACAGCGCGCAACGAGTACAAGAACTACGTTCTCGTCGGAGATGTCAAGGACCGCCTGTGCATCATTATTGAGACTGTGATCGACGAGGCTATTAACATTACCCACGTGGCGCGCTGCCTTCAAGCGCAGGGCGCAGAGCGCATCATCCTCGTCGCGACTCACGCGGTCATGTCCGGCAAGGCAATCGACCTGCTCATCGACTCGCCCATTGAGCTGGTCGTGGTTACGGATAGCGTAAATCAGGACGAGCTCATGAAGAAaccggcgctggcgcgcaaGCTGCGCGTCGTGCCGATCGCGCCGTTGCTCGCGCGCGCGATCGAGAAGATTCACACCGAGAACACGCTCGCGACACTTTTCGACAAGTCCtagcacacgcacgtgcgcgtgaggTACAAcatgcgtggcggcgtccgtCGTGATGCGGAGAGAcgagaaagaaaacgaagcCAAGCGAACAATGAAAACCATATAAAGAAAGCAGGGGGGAACTGCTCCGACGCGCTCgcccatgtgtgtgtggtggtagtggtggtggtagtggagCGAAGTGACGCGCTGATGATGGAAGCAGTggcatgtatgtgtgtgtgtatatacatatgtgtctgtgtgtgagtgagCACGCTTAGGTGATGAAGAACGGATAACGCAACGGGAGGCGGGCCACGTTGATTGAGCAGCCGTCGCGTGTACTCGGCCTCGACACCCACGCAACGATCGTCCTCCCTTTGTTCCGATGGGGATGAGgagagtgaggaggaggatgtgtACGAAGTTGTCTTCGCGGACATCCGAGCTGCCTGTGTTGTGGTTTGATACTTTGTTTTGTGTGACGAGGAGCGCTGGAttgcccccgcccccacacacgcccccccccctccggcTGTTTTCTTCGTGTAGTGTCAGTGTGtattcgtgtgtgtgtgtgcgcgcgatcAGCGTGTCAGGCGCAAAAGTACCGATACGGGCGCACGGACATGCAGCTACAACCTGTGCCGATaccaaaacacacacacacacacacacacacacacacacagagacacagagacacagagaccCCTACCGCACGCGCAACTGTTGTGTGGTTGACACAcattctctcttcctcctcctctcctctcagTATGTGATCGCTCtgtgttggggggggggggctcctTCACCTATTCGACTCCCGTAACATCTTCGACGCCGGCGCGCCGGAAAGTGGCCGCcgccaacaacaacaaagaaaaacgggAAAAGGGGCGAGAGGGGTGGGAGTTTGTGGGGTAAGGGCGAATCGGTGGATGTAACCCTCCAAGATGGAGAAGAGTTTGCtcacgcagcacagcagcagcaacaccgccattcctccccacccacccaccctcccttGCCATGGCGCGTTCctgcacacagacatgcacacTCGAACGTGAGAACGCCACTCGGGACAGCAGGACGCGCGACAAGAAACCAAAACAAAGAAATCGGTATGTCCAACGGAAGCCCATGGAACGGGGGGGGCAAGgcaagggaagggaagggaagggcaggggtggtggtgacaaGCGCGGCGATCATCTGTGATggcgcctccctcctcgtcagcTAGCTGTCTCATCTCTGCCCGACGCCACGTGCTGTGGTAGGTCAGCAGGCCGTCGAGTtgacgagggggaggacgtggaggaggggaaggggggcaaGATGAAGCTAAGCGAGCTGCaaccctcctctctcccttttggCTCTGTCTATATGATGGCGTCGTGAGGTGACTCGGCCATCACGCCATGTCCGTTTGACGACCcttccacccacccatccacccccGAACCACCCCAGCCAGCTCAGCCCTCCAACTTGCTTCTCCTCTTGTGCTGCACGCACTGCCGTCTCTTCTCCTGTGTCCCGCCTTCGCTACgcacatctctctccctgcaTTGGGTCTGGGGACGTGCTTCTATGCGGTGACGGTCAGTGCCGAGGAATACCGCACTTGCGTCGTCGCTTCGTTCGGCCACAGGCGCCCTCTTCCCGGCTGCCATCAAAAAGCCTTTTTCATAGCTCAACGACTGCCCTGGCAAGCTCATCTAATCCGAATTGCACCTGGGTTTTTGCCTACCCTTCTCCCtgctctccatctctctcgctgcgcgcgcacacgcacacacgcgctgaGGGAGAGCATCGCCCCACGGTGCGTCTTGTGCGCTCTCTTTCGTTTCTTGTGTACggaaggggtggtggtgtgcacTCCCTGTATCCGTGCTgctcctcccgctgctgcgggtgctCGTGCCGATTGCCTGGCGTGTCTTGACGTCGCCGCCTTTGGCCTCTGCGTTGCTTTCCTCGAACACCCACGGTCAGCACGGCTTGTGCCATTTTTAAACTCCTCGAACGGCCCTGTCCTCGCCGTGCCGGCTCATGGTCGTCCGCTCACCCCTGAGAGTGTCGTGTTCTCAGAAGCCGTTGCCGAATCATTCCTATTGGTGCTGGGAtcgtgtggggaggggggagggtgcatGTGCTTCCCTGCCTATcccgccccctccttttCTTGGTTGCGTGTCTTCCAGTCGTCCATGGGCACCTCGCGGGTGCACGGCACAAACGGGATGGCGGGAGCGCGATGGAACGCGATCTCTCTAGGTCCACGTAGCATAGCCAGCAGCACGCGTGAGCCACACgggccgcagcgtcgccatgACTTCGGCGTCCTTCACTTCATGCTGGCATGCGTCATCGCCCTCCATGCTGTCACGGCTCCGCTCCCCACCTGCAACGCTCACAGACTCcatgcggcagcgccaccctcCATCACGGCGGAGACGCCGGCTGCCCCCTCTTTCTTTCGCCCGAGGGACCTaccccccgccgcccccgcagCACCGTGGCGTACGCTCAACGAGTCGCTCTTGCCCTACCCCGTCTTCTACCCAGCCATCGCCGTGCTGAACAACTCCATCTTGCTGCTTGGGGGCTGCGTCACGGCAACTTGTGCCACACCCGTGTGGGCGTCAGGAACAAGGGTTGCCGCATCGCGCCGCCGAGCAAGCGCGGCGACCTTCATCAACTCGCCGTACCACGAGCGCTTGCTCTCCTTGAACGTTGAGAAGGGCAACATCaccacgctgccgcagctgacgCTGCCTGCCGGGTTAGGTTTCGCTGGCCGCTATGCAGCCGTCACGCTCACCGATAGTGTCTACGTCGCGCGTAGCTGCACCATGAGCACGCGATCACCAGCCGAGGTGGCGAGCATGacggcagaggagctgcaggcaaTGCAGGCAGCCTACGCGCCGGTCGTAGCGTTCTACCCGGAaggagcggcgcacgcgagcacgcgcgccggtgGGTCAGATCCGCCACCGGCAGTGAACTTGACGTACTTCAAGGTGCCCGCCAATCGCGTGCGTGTCAAcgccagctgcaccgctCTCGCAACGGAAAACAAGCTGCTGATCATTGGCGGCTTCCTGCTCTCCGAGAAGCGTGTCACGGCCAGCGTCGACTCCTTTAATGTCGTCACGCGCAAGTACGAAGCCGATGTCGCCTTCCTGACCGCGCCTGTGTTGCAGCCATCCGTAGCGACATCGACCGGgttcgccgccgttgcgggCGGCTGGACCTACGAGagcgacaccaccgccagcacgACTCGCGAAGCTAGGGCTCTGCAAGAGGAGAGTCGAGCTCGGCGAAGCAGCCGTGTTGCCGCGAGCGGTGAGCCGCTGCATCTAGTCCAGGagctggcgacgccgccggagAAGTCATCGGCATCCTTCCGCTCTAGCACGCCATCATCACCACCGTCACACCCCGTGCCGTCATTGGAGTCACTGCAGCCAGTGACGCGTTACTTGTTCGATCTCTTGTTCTTCGAGCCCAACAGAGCAGTCGGCCCCGCACGCGCCTCACCACttggcgcgctgcagagaggaggaagcaTCTGCGTGTCGCCAGTGGACTCCTCTACCCTACCGCGCACAGCCGTGGAGGACATTCTTCTCTCACACAACGGCTGCCACGTGGCGGTATTTGGTGGCCAGGTGGTGCTGGTAGATCACAACCTAGGACATATCGGGGCGCTCGATATACGCGCGAGGTTGACACAGGTGCTCACCGCTCGTGCCCCGTTGgtcctgccaccaccgccggtggTGACGCTGCTTCGGACAGCGAAGCCGAACACTGCCGCACGTGCGTTCGTCGGTACCGAGAGTGCGCCAAGTCAGG
Coding sequences within:
- a CDS encoding putative ribose-phosphate pyrophosphokinase → MLKTGKDLSQGQAFHRQLLSEYNTEITLDNYVSYFELKPIAKKIEHIRQALESAYRERYAHRSVGEPSPTSTLTIAEPLQAGRVQPCLCETSVAVTPTARRDDKEFSASSIVATPTRRQQHTTTTIFTDPLSPLFFEAPGYKALKETDKELAELIERRIQLQESFFEKLHESYIRVKRYIIKLECDFVNAVAELRTLNEDHIRNELPRNYIPSLYLKLEVMLKYRAVNLKAFRKILKKFQERCACDSLELLQRVVNIDRLIYASNISQPSIDFRSAALDLIVVYGTVFRLTYEQAVRHMKQYENRTGVNAQRILPNSQTFFVADAFPHHERPGTFAVRVLSGTCSLFCEKMITEVLQCPRYPGNSCGRFANGEVSVNLQAPVRGDDVFVVQSMVALESENLSNAGALMELALLVHSAQLAAAARITAVIPYLAYTSNVASISAVAEMIELVGCHHVITVDMHSDQVEGMFSIPIESVSAMYEFVRYVSNLLESEGNTFENITVVAPSGEFLGRAKEYADALMRYNNLDSAKQFVSVCTAVRRVEAQSVACTTRANRHDYEIPRVMAENRRCIGLSSSGEAWHECRQQHHVPVTRSTEWGTPNSSAATSVATSHINVNSPVDAQGAQYPHSPATPHAADAVTSELVAIVGSESQAMSFSTHSHYTNTNATAHAGAHNPLLQRHGDPDTQRSSSTLGIEKALRQQEEGPQAVIMRKETARNEYKNYVLVGDVKDRLCIIIETVIDEAINITHVARCLQAQGAERIILVATHAVMSGKAIDLLIDSPIELVVVTDSVNQDELMKKPALARKLRVVPIAPLLARAIEKIHTENTLATLFDKS